DNA sequence from the Amycolatopsis sp. Hca4 genome:
AAGGAACGCGCGCAGACCGCGGAGAACCTCTTCGAGGCCACTGTGGACTGCGCGCGGGCCGGCGTGACCACCGGCGAGTGGGCCGGCGCGCTGCGCGAGGTGTTCGGCGAATACCGCGCGCCCACCGGCGTTTCCGCGGCGGCCGCGGGCGGGGGCGACCCGGCGCTCGAGCGCGTGCGCGAGCGGGTCCGCGAAACCGAGGCGGAGCTGGGCGAGCGGCTGCGGATCCTGGTCGGCAAGCCCGGCCTCGACGGGCACTCCAACGGCGCCGAGCAGGTCGCCGTCCGGGCGCGCGACGCCGGCTTCGAGGTCGTCTACCAGGGCATCCGGCTGACGCCCGAGCAGATCGTCGCGGCTGCGGTCCAGGAAGGCGTGCACGTCGTCGGGCTGTCGGTGCTCTCCGGCTCGCACCTCGAGGTCGTGCCGCACGTCGTCGACGGCCTGCGTGCGGCCGGCGCCGGGGACGTTCCGGTGATCGTCGGCGGGATCATCCCGCCGGACGACGCCGCGCTGCTGACCGAACGCGGCATCGCCCGGGTGTTCACGCCCAAGGACTACGAGCTGACCGGGATCATGGACGGCATCGTCAGCCTGATCCGCGAGCGGCACGGCCTCAGCTGAACTCGCCGAGGATGTCCTTTGTGGACTTCACGGTGGCGAACTGGTTCGCCAGGTTCGCCGCCGTGACCCGGTAGAGCTCGTCCGCGGTCACGCCCGGCAGGTCGAAGGTGAACGTGGCGTCGAGGGCGAACGTGACGTCGTAGCCGAGGTTCCCGCCCATCCGCGCGGTGGTTTCGCAGCAGAAGTTCGTCTGGATACCGGCCACCACGAACCCGGTGATGCCGCGCTTGCGCAGCCACGCGTCGAGGTCGACGTCGCCGATGAAGGCCGAGTTGACCTTCTTGCCGAACACCAGGTCCGGCCGCGCGCCGTCGAGTTCGGGCTTGAAGTCGTTGCCCGGCTGGCCCGGCCGCAGCGGCGAGCCGGGCTTGGGCGAGTCGTGGTGCACGAGCACCACCGGGAGCCGTCGTTCCTGCCACGCGTCGAGCAGGGCCTTCATGTTCGCTTCGGCGCCCGGGTTGTTGCGCGGGCCCCAGAACTCCGGGTCGTCGAACCCGCGCTGGACGTCGATCAGGATGAGTGCCGTTTCGGTCATGCCGTCGAGTTTCGCGGGCTCCCGGTGCGCCGGGGGAGTGGCAGAAGACGCGCGATGCGGTACTTTTCTGCCATGCGCACCATCGGCGTCGTCCTGCTGCCCGGCACCCGGATGTTCGACCTCGCGGTGATCGGCGAGGTCTGGGGCCAGGACCGCACCGACAGCGGCATCGGCC
Encoded proteins:
- a CDS encoding cysteine hydrolase family protein, giving the protein MTETALILIDVQRGFDDPEFWGPRNNPGAEANMKALLDAWQERRLPVVLVHHDSPKPGSPLRPGQPGNDFKPELDGARPDLVFGKKVNSAFIGDVDLDAWLRKRGITGFVVAGIQTNFCCETTARMGGNLGYDVTFALDATFTFDLPGVTADELYRVTAANLANQFATVKSTKDILGEFS